From Hydractinia symbiolongicarpus strain clone_291-10 chromosome 12, HSymV2.1, whole genome shotgun sequence, one genomic window encodes:
- the LOC130621533 gene encoding universal stress protein Slr1101-like, protein MNPADPGEISKKRLALVCVDSSKYSANTLDWYFQNAYQEGDEIGLVHIHIPPSLNICGNILTYASTTSGHAIYQHKLDESIAECKDIVNKYKAKCLRNNVEPKVFVKSIEESVGRTICMIAKEQGAFLIVMGQRGLGVINRTLLGSVSDYVLHHANIALIVVPQTEM, encoded by the exons ATGAATCCTGCTGACCCAGgagaaatttctaaaaaacgtTTGGCATTGGTATGTGTCGATTCAAGCAAGTACAGTGCCAATACCCTTGATT GGTATTTCCAGAATGCATATCAAGAAGGTGATGAAATTGGACTTGTGCATATTCATATCCCACCAAGTTTGAACATATGTGGAAATATATTAACATATG CCTCCACAACTTCAGGTCATGCAATATATCAGCATAAACTGGATGAGAGTATTGCAGAATGTAAAGATATTGTCAACAAATATAAAGCCAAGTGTTTACGGAACAAT GTGGAACCAAAAGTGTTTGTGAAGTCTATTGAAGAATCTGTTGGACGCACCATTTGCATGATTGCCAAGGAACAAGGAGCATTTCTTATTGTAATGGGTCAACGTGGTTTAGGTGTAATTAACCGCACACTACTTGGTAGTGTTAGTGATTACGTGTTGCATCATGCTAATATTGCGTTAATTGTTGTTCCACAAACAGAAATGTAA
- the LOC130621535 gene encoding universal stress protein Slr1101-like isoform X2, with protein MAEHSVIKMPLICIDASKNSMAAFEWFLENAFKEGDTIGLVHVHVPPDLPSLGLFGGGLGAMELYKESLQESIDASKATIAKYKDICKNKEIKFKAFVESVDDSIGHTICKIAKENNMAFIVIGQRGLGTFRRTFFGSVSEYVLHHSHHPVIVVPLENREEKQ; from the exons ATGGCGGAGCATTCAGTTATCAAAATGCCGTTAATATGTATCGATGCAAGTAAAAACAGTATGGCAGCATTTGAAT ggtTTTTAGAAAATGCTTTCAAAGAAGGAGATACAATTGGTCTTGTACACGTTCATGTTCCACCAGATCTTCCTTCTCTAGGACTTTTTG GTGGTGGATTGGGTGCTATGGAGCTGTACAAAGAATCTTTACAAGAAAGCATCGATGCAAGTAAAGCAACAATTGCAAAGTATAAAGACATTTGCAAAAACAAAGAG ATAAAGTTTAAAGCGTTTGTGGAGTCAGTGGACGATTCTATTGGTCACACTATATGTAAAATTGCTAAGGAGAATAACATGGCTTTTATTGTTATTGGGCAGCGTGGTCTGGGTACCTTTAGACGCACGTTTTTTGGTAGTGTTAGTGAATATGTTCTTCATCATTCGCATCACCCTGTTATTGTTGTGCCGCTAGAAAATCGGGAGGAAAAGCAATAA
- the LOC130621537 gene encoding uncharacterized protein LOC130621537 encodes MFPVKLAPPKKRLILICVDGSEHSTRAFEWFYYNVYNKDDTVGIVHIHCVPDAPALGLFGGGLAALELYKTEVNKSIKASKAVVEKYENLCSEKGINPKLFVESMQDSVGHTVCKLAKENAATLIVMAQRGLGAVRRTLIGSVSDYVIHHTHIPVTVVTTLDS; translated from the exons atgtttcctgtTAAACTTGCTCCGCCAAAGAAAAGACTAATCCTTATTTGTGTAGATGGCAGTGAACACAGCACACGCGCATTTGAAT GGTTTTATTATAACGTGTATAACAAGGATGATACAGTTGGTATTGTACACATACATTGTGTTCCTGATGCACCAGCTCTTGGATTGTTCG GTGGTGGATTAGCTGCCCTTGAATTATATAAAACAGAAGtaaacaaaagtataaaagCAAGCAAAGCTGTTGTTGAAAAGTATGAAAACTTGTGCTCTGAGAAAGGG aTTAACCCAAAATTATTTGTTGAATCTATGCAGGATTCTGTCGGTCACACAGTATGCAAACTTGCTAAAGAAAATGCTGCAACATTGATAGTCATGGCTCAACGTGGGTTAGGCGCTGTTCGGCGCACACTCATTGGCAGTGTTAGCGATTATGTTATACATCATACACATATCCCTGTCACTGTTGTGACTACCTTGgattcttaa
- the LOC130621535 gene encoding universal stress protein Slr1101-like isoform X1, translating into MAEHSVIKMPLICIDASKNSMAAFEWFLENAFKEGDTIGLVHVHVPPDLPSLGLFGRFGGGLGAMELYKESLQESIDASKATIAKYKDICKNKEIKFKAFVESVDDSIGHTICKIAKENNMAFIVIGQRGLGTFRRTFFGSVSEYVLHHSHHPVIVVPLENREEKQ; encoded by the exons ATGGCGGAGCATTCAGTTATCAAAATGCCGTTAATATGTATCGATGCAAGTAAAAACAGTATGGCAGCATTTGAAT ggtTTTTAGAAAATGCTTTCAAAGAAGGAGATACAATTGGTCTTGTACACGTTCATGTTCCACCAGATCTTCCTTCTCTAGGACTTTTTGGTAGGTTTG GTGGTGGATTGGGTGCTATGGAGCTGTACAAAGAATCTTTACAAGAAAGCATCGATGCAAGTAAAGCAACAATTGCAAAGTATAAAGACATTTGCAAAAACAAAGAG ATAAAGTTTAAAGCGTTTGTGGAGTCAGTGGACGATTCTATTGGTCACACTATATGTAAAATTGCTAAGGAGAATAACATGGCTTTTATTGTTATTGGGCAGCGTGGTCTGGGTACCTTTAGACGCACGTTTTTTGGTAGTGTTAGTGAATATGTTCTTCATCATTCGCATCACCCTGTTATTGTTGTGCCGCTAGAAAATCGGGAGGAAAAGCAATAA